Genomic DNA from Burkholderia vietnamiensis LMG 10929:
GCCGCCGCCGCGCATGCGGCCGCCTCGGCGATTCAGCGCGTCAGCTCGAAACGCGATCGCGACGGCCGCTAGCGGTTAGCCGCCCGACGCCACGCGCAGCCCCCACACGCACAGGAACTACACAACAGCATGACAGCCTATTCCACCCAGGGTTTTCAGCTCGACAACAGCGGACGCCGGATCGTCGTCGATCCCGTGACGCGCATCGAAGGCCACATGCGGGTCGAAGTGAACGTCGACTCGAACAACGTGATCCGCAACGCGGTGTCCACCGGCACCATGTGGCGCGGACTCGAAGTGATTCTCAAGGGCCGCGACCCGCGCGATGCGTGGGCGTTCGTCGAGCGCATCTGCGGCGTCTGCACCGGCTGCCACGCGCTGGCGTCGGTTCGCGCGGTCGAGGACGCGCTCGACATCCGGATTCCGCCGAACGCGCACCTGATCCGCGAGATCATGGCGAAGACGCTGCAGGTGCATGACCACGCGGTGCACTTCTATCACCTGCACGCGCTCGACTGGGTCGACGTCGTGTCCGCGCTGAAGGCCGACCCGAAGCTCACCTCCGAACTCCAGCAGCGCGTGTCGCCGTCGCATCCGATGTCGTCGCCGGGCTATTTCCGCGACATCCAGACGCGGCTGCGCAAGTTCGTCGAAAGCGGCCAGCTCGGCCCGTTCATGAACGGCTACTGGGGCAATCCGGCCTATCTGCTGCCGCCGGAAGCGAACCTGATGGCCGTCACGCATTACCTCGAGGCGCTCGACCTGCAGAAGGAGTGGGTCAAGATCCACACGATCTTCGGCGGCAAGAACCCGCACCCGAACTACCTGGTCGGCGGCGTGCCGTGCGCGATCAACATCGACGGCGATCTCGCGGCCGGTGCGCCGATCAACATGGAGCGCCTGAACTTCGTGCGCTCGCTGATCGATCAGGCGGAGACGTTCTGCCGCAACGTCTACGTGCCCGATCTGCTCGCGATCGGCACGATCTACAAGGCGCGCGGCTGGCTGCATGGCGGCGGCCTCGCCGCCACCAACGTGATGGACTACGGCACGTATCCGCTCGTCAACTACGACCCGTCCACCAACCAGATGCCGGGCGGCGCGATCCTGAACGGCGACTGGGACAACATCCTGCCGGTCGACGCGCGCGATCCGGAGCAGGTGCAGGAGTTCGTCACCCATTCGTGGTACCAGTACCCCGACAACGACCGCGGCCTGCATCCGTGGGACGGCATGACCGAGCCGCACTACGAGCTCGGGCCGAACACGAAGGGCACGCGCACGGCGATCGAATCGGTCGACGAAAGCGCGAAGTATTCGTGGGTCAAGGCGCCGCGCTGGCGCGGCCACGCGATGGAGGTCGGGCCGCTCGCGCGCTACATCCTCGGCTATGCGCATGCGAAGCAGGGCAACCCGCACGGCGCGCGGATCAAGGAGCAGATCGACGCGGCGCTGCAGTCGGTCAACCAGGACATGCCGAAGCTCCTCGGGCTGCCCGAGACGACGCTCGGCGCGAAGCAGCTGCTGCCGACCACGATCGGCCGCACGCTCGCGCGCGCGCTCGAAGCGCAGTACTGCGCCGAGATGATGTCGGACGACTGGCAGCGGCTCGTCGACAACATCCGCAACGGCGACACGTCGACCGCCAACGTCGAGAAGTGGGATCCGTCGACGTGGCCGGCCGAGGCGAAGGGCGTGGGCACCGTCGCCGCGCCGCGCGGCGCGCTCGGTCACTGGATCAAGATCAAGGACGGCCGCATCGAGAACTACCAGTGCGTCGTGCCGAGCACGTGGAACGGCGGCCCGCGCGACGCGAAAGGCCAGATCGGCGCGTTCGAGGCGAGCCTGATGAACACGCCGATGGCGAACCCCGAGCAGCCGGTCGAGATTCTGCGCTCGCTGCACTCGTTCGATCCGTGCATGGCCTGCTCGACGCACGTGATGAGCGAAGACGGCGCGGAAATGACCACCGTCACGGTGCGTTGATCGTGCCGCGCCGCTGGCGATACTTCCCGCGTCGACGCACCGTCGCCTGACGCACCACCGGTAACAACAGGACGCCGTCGCGGCCGGCTTCGGCCGGCCCGCGCGGCAAGGAAGAATGATGACGATGCAAACGCAGTCGCGGCGCGGCCGCGCGCCCGATACCGTTCCGGCCGCCAAGGCGATCTACGTGTACGAAGCGCCGGTGCGCATCTGGCACTGGATGAACGCGGCGTCGATCGCAGTGCTGTCGATCACCGGCTACCTGATCGGCTCGCCGCTCGCGACGCAACCGGGCGAGGCCAGCGCCCATTTCCTGATGGGGTACATCCGGTTCGCGCATTTCGCGGCCGCGTACCTGTTCGCGGTCGGCCTCGCGGGCCGCGCGTACTGGGCGCTGGTGGGCAACCACCACGCGCGCGAGATGTTCTGGGTGCCCGTGTTCACGCGCGACTACTGGCTCGACGTGTTCGGGATGCTGCGCTACTACATGTTCCTCGGCCCGTGTCCGCGGCAGTACAGCGGCCACAATCCGCTGTCGCGCTTCGCGATGTTCTTCGTGTTTCTGACCGTCTCGCTGTTCATGGTCGTGACCGGCTTCGCGCTGTACGGCGAAGGCGCACAGGCCGGCTCCTGGCAGCAGCGCACGTTCGGCTGGATCCGGCCGCTGCTCGGCCAGTCGCAGGGCGTCCATACGTGGCACCACCTCGGGATGTGGGCGATCCTGCTGTTCGTGATCCTTCACGTGTATGCGGCGATCCGCGAGGACATCATGGGACGCCAGAGCGTGGTCGGCTCGATGATCTCCGGCTACCGCACGTTCAAGGACTGACGCGCCGATGGACACTTCCCCGCAAACCATCCCGTCGGCGCAGGACGGCGCCGCGATCGTCGCGCTCGGCATCGGCAACGTGCTGTGGGCCGACGAAGGCTTCGGCGTGCGCTGCATCGAGGCGCTGCAGCAGCGCTTCGAATGCGCGCCGAACGTCACGCTGATGGACGGCGGCACGCAGGGCCTCTATCTGATCCAGCATGTGCAGGCGGCCGACTTCCTGCTGATCTTCGATGCGGTCGACTACGGCCTCGCGCCCGGCGAGCTGAAGATCGTCGAGGACGACGAGGTGCCGAAGTTTCTCGGCGTGCGCAAGATGAGCCTGCACCAGACCGGCTTCCAGGAAGTGCTGATGCTCGCGCAACTGACCGGCAAGTATCCGCGCCGCGTGGTGCTGATCGGCTGCCAGCCGGAAGAGATCGAGGACTACGGCGGCAGCCTGCGTCCGTGCGTGAAGGCGGCGCTCGAGCGGGCGCTGGACGCGGGCGTCGCATATCTGCGCGAGTGGGGCGGCGCGCCGCTGCCGCGACGCACCGCGCTGCGCGACGACGAAGCCGTCACGCTGCACCATCTGGCGCTGGCGCGCTACGAAGGCGAGCGCCCGAGCGAAGCCGACGCGTGCCGCATCGGCGACGAACGCGTGCTGGTGCGCGCGCTCGCCAAGGAGCCGCCGTCATGTGCATAGGGCTGCCGATGCAGGTCGTCGAGGCGCAACCCGGCCATGCGTGGTGCGTCGGCCGCGGCGTGCGACGCCGCGTCGACACCGCGCTGGTCGGGCCGTGTGCGCCCGGCGACTGGCTGCTGGTGTTTCTCGATGCGGCGCGCGAACGGCTCGACGCCGCACGCGCGGCCGAAATCGACGCGACGCTCGCGCTGATCGAGTCGGTGATGGCGGGCGAGGGCGGCGCGGCAAGCCCGGCCGCGTTCGCGCTGCCGTCGGCGCTCGGCGTGGATGAATTGAACCGGCTCGTCGGCGGCCCGCAG
This window encodes:
- a CDS encoding HypC/HybG/HupF family hydrogenase formation chaperone: MCIGLPMQVVEAQPGHAWCVGRGVRRRVDTALVGPCAPGDWLLVFLDAARERLDAARAAEIDATLALIESVMAGEGGAASPAAFALPSALGVDELNRLVGGPQRAAGSLAVPEESK
- the cybH gene encoding Ni/Fe-hydrogenase, b-type cytochrome subunit, which codes for MTMQTQSRRGRAPDTVPAAKAIYVYEAPVRIWHWMNAASIAVLSITGYLIGSPLATQPGEASAHFLMGYIRFAHFAAAYLFAVGLAGRAYWALVGNHHAREMFWVPVFTRDYWLDVFGMLRYYMFLGPCPRQYSGHNPLSRFAMFFVFLTVSLFMVVTGFALYGEGAQAGSWQQRTFGWIRPLLGQSQGVHTWHHLGMWAILLFVILHVYAAIREDIMGRQSVVGSMISGYRTFKD
- a CDS encoding HyaD/HybD family hydrogenase maturation endopeptidase, with the protein product MDTSPQTIPSAQDGAAIVALGIGNVLWADEGFGVRCIEALQQRFECAPNVTLMDGGTQGLYLIQHVQAADFLLIFDAVDYGLAPGELKIVEDDEVPKFLGVRKMSLHQTGFQEVLMLAQLTGKYPRRVVLIGCQPEEIEDYGGSLRPCVKAALERALDAGVAYLREWGGAPLPRRTALRDDEAVTLHHLALARYEGERPSEADACRIGDERVLVRALAKEPPSCA
- a CDS encoding nickel-dependent hydrogenase large subunit, translating into MTAYSTQGFQLDNSGRRIVVDPVTRIEGHMRVEVNVDSNNVIRNAVSTGTMWRGLEVILKGRDPRDAWAFVERICGVCTGCHALASVRAVEDALDIRIPPNAHLIREIMAKTLQVHDHAVHFYHLHALDWVDVVSALKADPKLTSELQQRVSPSHPMSSPGYFRDIQTRLRKFVESGQLGPFMNGYWGNPAYLLPPEANLMAVTHYLEALDLQKEWVKIHTIFGGKNPHPNYLVGGVPCAINIDGDLAAGAPINMERLNFVRSLIDQAETFCRNVYVPDLLAIGTIYKARGWLHGGGLAATNVMDYGTYPLVNYDPSTNQMPGGAILNGDWDNILPVDARDPEQVQEFVTHSWYQYPDNDRGLHPWDGMTEPHYELGPNTKGTRTAIESVDESAKYSWVKAPRWRGHAMEVGPLARYILGYAHAKQGNPHGARIKEQIDAALQSVNQDMPKLLGLPETTLGAKQLLPTTIGRTLARALEAQYCAEMMSDDWQRLVDNIRNGDTSTANVEKWDPSTWPAEAKGVGTVAAPRGALGHWIKIKDGRIENYQCVVPSTWNGGPRDAKGQIGAFEASLMNTPMANPEQPVEILRSLHSFDPCMACSTHVMSEDGAEMTTVTVR